CAAGaaatgttattattattttgccCCTCTTGTTATTAGTACGATTAAATTGTTTATCTCCAATCAACcattaaataaatagataaactGATCGACAGACATAGGAACGTTATATGCAATGTAactacatatacattgtattttcaaCGGGGTCCAACCTTTCTTGTAAATTTGAAACATAGATATGCGCTTGTTTATGCAGCCTCATAAAAGAATTTATTAAGGCGGTTTGCAATCAGCCATAAACAGTGACAATAAGCATCGGCTACCATCAGTCTTCGTCTTGTGACTGCATTTTCAACCGCAACAGTTtgacgtaatatattttataaccaATATTTTGAAGGTAATTGCCATTAACACTGGTGTATAGGGAGTATAACATTCAATAGCATGGACTCAAacatttctttactttattaaGACTGTGGGAAAATAAAACGaactaattatttaaacaattatttctgTGGAACTGTTTTGCAATTTTTGCTAATGCATGATTCAGAATAACCGGACACGAAACGCACTACTATATATCAATGTCAAAGATCGAAACTCTTTGTGACCTAGAGCTGTTTTCTGACGTAATATCCTTTCTGCTGATTagtttatacatgcacatacaatatacatgcatttacaataacttccagtTCCCGTGATATATCCAAATCGGGGGAAGGTGGGGGTGCTGTCAGTTTTCGTAAAGAGAAACATTTTTGTTCTAGTACATTTGAAAACGAATAACATATTTTCTTCTAGCTAGCAAGAAAATCTGGCAGTAAAGACATATTATAATCTGTCCTTGTTCATCTTAAATATAAGATTTATGTCCCAAGAAGGAATGGGAATCAATTTTATGTCCCAAATAATTTGCTAGTCGGACCTCCCTTCCATTCACAATCAaatggtcattttttttatttttacacagtttaGTAGCAGAAGACCAAGTTCTTAGTCATAATCATAAAAGGTTATAATCGGACAAATCAACGTAAAACATCAGCCATGCCGAGATAAGTAAAGGATatgaaagaattaaaattttgaaaattaagttttgaagtacatgtagatcCATTTAAACCGCGTAGAGCAAGTTCAAGTGCAAAGACAAATCGAACTCGGTAGTggagtcaattttcaacgtgttgAGGTAATAAGGAAAGGcttttttcaaattgttgaaAACTGCCCCCGGTTATATTTTCAGTGCTGAAAAAGCACTCCAGATCACTATTCAATAAACTCTGGGTTAATTTTTAACCTGGATCAATATTCTTCATTATACCGAAAGTGAGTTGAGGTAATTACAGTGTCACCAAGTTAATAAGAGCCAATCAAACAGTCCTTGGTCCTACTATTATGAAGGCAATGGACTTTGTGTAGTTTATGTGATAAAAGATCTTGACGCACACCTGGTTTTTTCATTGTTGGTCATTCAGTCATGAATCATAAACAGTAATAGCTGTGCTTTCGTTAATACTAATATTAAATCAGATAAATTCGTATTGAACAAAAAAGTTACATCATACGAAAAGTCAGCGTTCTTGTTAAATATCTGTAGAACTTTGGGCTCAAAGTTATTATAAAgaggtatgaaacaatataattatgtaacacCAAATAACAATTTTCAATTGTCAAACAGAACATgacaattgttttattatttatagcTAGACACTGATTAGAATGGAAAAAGGCAGGACTTTTGCAAGCAGCTTGAAAGACCTTTTTTGAGAAATGTACTATTAGCATGGAACTTAATCCGTAAGCATGTTGACCCCTTTACACGTTTGACTTTTAAATGATGACTATCCGTTGTGGGTCGTAAAAGTCGTTTCATTTTCAATTAGGCAATCAAGGGGAACACAGCAAAGATTCCTGTTAAATGTCCTGTGTGTAATCATAAGACCAAACAAATTGTGTTTGTTCTGACGAAAGGCAGCTAGCGCCGTTTTTATGTTTTAACTTGACTTTGGATTGGTATGTTTTGCTTTGAAGAGCTAGCTATAAAAATCGACGCTTCGATCAGCTTTGCCTTGTTTAAATAGAAAGATAAGACGTTCGATTTGCATGTATTCCCTGTGCTATGCCTTGTGAAATGGCAGGAAGAGTCATCAAGGTGGAAGTTGACGGTAAGTTTTTAATTAGTGAATTAATTAACGCAAATATTGactcagaataaaaaaatctgTCTCTAAGCATTAGTTGTCTTCCAACACATATCGCAACTAAAAATATTGGTATTGTTGTcaatactagtatacatgtaatttgaaaatGGGTTATTAGACCTTTGTTTCTTTAAGGCAACAATATTTGTAGAGTTAAAATCAATTGAGCTTGTTCTGTCAATGTATGCTTTTCTTTCCTTAAATGAATTCTATTTGAcatttcttttaacatgatagtCCTAATTTGGACAATTACTGATCCAATGCATCTCCTCGATGTCCTGTTGTAAACATCGCATTTTTATCACATACTAATATGTTCATTTCTATCAAAATCCAAAGCATACAATTAATAATaattctaattattttattttctcaaaaaaataaataaagagtaTTTCCTCCCTTCCCTTAAAACTTAACTTGTTGACAGTGCAAAAAGTTAGCCGTACACTTACTAATCCATCCGCAAGAGGATTACCGCCGAATCCCATTAGATTATCTAGGGATTGTTACATACACTTCTCATACATAATATAAAGCTTAATTGATTATTGTTggttatttttaactttaacatTTGTACATTCTTAAAATGTTGTGGATTTTTCTCCCCAATAAACCTTTCTTCAAATTAAGAGTGTCATTATTAAATCTCTGTGTGGGAATTTAAAAATCCATTATTAGATCCATGCATGCCTTGCTTTCTTACACTAACACCCCAGAGATACTTTTCCTACCAGCCTTTGCAATCCATTTTTCCTAATATCTCTATATTACCATGTTTTTTAAACCCCGGTCTGATGCACTCTTTCATTAACACGGGAAACATGATAAATGTGTATTGAAATAGAGTATTAGCGGATATATTCATTGATAACATTAGGAGAGATTTGCATACTGTCAGAAGGGATTTCTATTAAAGACAACCACTGAAATAAAACCcagattgaaaaatataaaagcagACTTCTCAATCACACGGTATATACACTCCTCGcgcaaaatttaatttcatctaATTTCAAAAGGTGCGAAACATTTAACTTCCTACCCATTCCAATGTTATTATATTTGCCCGTATATCTGGAGTGcaataaatcattaatattaTGACACGTGCCTCTACCTTTCTTCTGATCTTGTAAGTGCCCTGTTTACCGAATGAAATGAATTCCCTGATAAGTCCCGAGAGAGCAATCCAACATACTTCTTTGCCGTCTATATGCACACATGTACCTACTGGAAAAACCTGGCTCTAAAGACCTTATAACCACTGGTTGCATTTACCATTCtattaatgcaaacatattaAAGTAGTAAGCAAACACTGTTTTTTCAATGAACACGACAATTTGGACTGCAAATGTTCTTCATGGCGATTGCGGGTTCATTGGGGAACCTTTGTTTCTGCCATAATAGAATAAAGTAGCAGGCagggatccagaatttttttcagaggAAGGAGGGGCACCCATCCTCACAACCCATCCCCTAAAAAAACCAACATATCCCCcccatatttcaaaatattccgTATTGGGGATATTGGGGGAGGATGATGGCGAGAGTTATAAGGTgtgatatactgtatacagtgttattttcgccccatgtAATTTTCGCCACTTTACATCTGCAACTTTTTTCGCCCCGTCATGAATTCCCCAAGATGCACTTGTGTTAACAGAGATATTATTTGCAACATAGAAATAGTCCAGTCTTGAATTCGTCGGCTGACAACGAGGTCGAAacgggcgaaaataaaacgggggcgaacagttccctgtatacagtaccaCCAATACAAACTAAAAAGGCGATAtcaccaattttttaaaaatgtaatcaaaatgGCTAATAAACAGATTAAGTATTTATAACTAAAAAAGTTGTTTTGCTTTTGtattatgtttaattgtttttattttgtacatgtgCTATATCTTAATCAGTACAATTCATTTTATCCTTTCTATAACAACATTTCAGATATTCGTGAAATTTTGCGCAGAGTTTCACCGTACATTGTTCGTCAGTGGAAAGAAGTTTGCCGTGAACTGGGTGTACCGGAAACGGAGTTACTCGAAATTGAGACGACTAGTTACAGTAAAAAGATATCGACCTTGGCGTATCGTGGTTTGTGTCTCTGGTTTGAACAAATGGGCAAGCTGGCGACAAAGGAAAAACTCATCTCTGTACTTAAGAAAAATGGTCTACGAAGAGCCGAaggtaaatgaatattttatcttcAGATTACATCTTAATAaccaaatattaattaattaccaATGAACGACAGACTCAACAAGAAAGAACTGTTTAATTTAACAATTGATATATGTGATTTGTTCGAGTAAAAGTTACGAATCCTCAAAAACGgaatatttgatcaaatacgAGATCAACAAAACGGCAAAGCGcgatcttttatttttaaatatgaggttacatttaaataaaaaaaacctgaaatatTCTACATTTATTGTAGTACATTTTGTACAATGTTTGAGCATGTTTGTCGGGTTCTATCTTTCAGAGGAGGTGGAGAACCTCACGATCAAACAACTGACTGTCCGCCCGCTGTCGTCACCGAAGATCTCCACAAGGGTCCGGTCTGCTAAGAGAAGGAAATCGTCGGGTAAATATGTTTGTCCGTTATCATTatgaattatttcatttcactTGTCAtacaatacattgtatatatttacatctaccaagcataatttcctctatttcttacggaaacttatagctAATTCATAGCTCTTTAGAAACAGCCAGagtgaaatctacacgccctgtttatcgattggtctgaacctacagcgaccttagtaaaatcccggactgcacgaaataatcatgacgatgccagactcaaagtctcacaggagacgatttggctgtttcttttagcaaaagtacttttgtacattaacagtaatttagtgaattttactaacttttcataatcagtttattaattagttaaagaaagatgttaatataaacaataaaatgttttctttgatgattcatgcgggttatgaaggtagcgatcattgcaggaaaaatttacataacccgctaattTACAcggattatgtattttttctgcaatgtcgctaccttcatatcccgaatgaatcaccaaagaaagcattttattgtttaaatgaacacCAGATTCATCCCTTCACAAGAGAAGTttctttatgatatattttggtATTTCTTCTCTATCAAAACTTTTTGCATGAACTTAAAATACTAGCATTTGGTAGGGTTACTTTCTACAAGGGTCGGGATGTTTCTTTAGCGTCATTTCTTAATGCGAAATCTACACACaatacaacatgaaatagaaatAAGCGAGATACTCTGTAGTAAAATAAGAAGATCGAACCTTTTTATGTGATCACAGGAATGATAGAGAatgatatttatattcataaattgCTCTTAACAAGGGTATTCTGCTggagtgaaattttttttaccaaagatTTTgccattatatattttttataaatttttaaatgggAGTACAGACAATTTATGACCCTGGACAGGAAACAATACGTCTTtcccaatttttaaaattcgatATTCCGAAATGAGAGCTTTTGTTAATGAACTTGTTATGTAAAAGTCTCATCAGAATCGGGAAATGAACCCCGATCGACTACGCTCTCTCCCCCTTAATTTTCCTTTTAGATCCGTGCCaacgaaagaaaaaaatgctttaacAATGTAAAACGGGTACGCTTGACTTGATAAGTTGtcacttacatgtactttgttacTTTGTGAACACAAAATTCGTTTAAAGGTTTCATGTTATTATTTACTAAATTGACAATGACAACCTTCCAGCCATTGTCATCAAAACTATACCACGTATAGCTGCAAAGATGTTACCACGTTAACGAATATGTCTCAAACGGTTAACGTTCACATAAATTGAATAGAGTTTGTTCTTCAGAAAACTCGCTTTCTCAACATGATAAGACATCTTTTCCTTTCTCTTCCAAATACCACATAAACCCGCTGTCAAACTTTACAAGAGGCTTCTGTAAAAATGACCCTTTGAAAAATCGATACATGTTCTATTAGCAGTCAATTCAagggaacttttaaacaaactttGTTAAAGTAATTCTAAAATTGACAAACATTATTCTGCTTTCAATAAGTGATTTAATAAAGCACATTTAACTGACCCGACTAGAGGTATTATTGCATTACGGCTAACGGCTCTCAGACATAATATCAATTTCCAATTGGCAACTCAATACAGCACAGTGCACTGCAATGTCGAATGTGAAATTGCCACCCATAAGCGAACAGGGTAAGTTAATTAATCCAATTCTGAGATTTTGTATCTCTAAAATGCATACCCGCGCGTCCACCTCTTATTCGTATAGGAAGTACATTTTAATTAACCACTTATAATAATTAGTCCTGATTCTTATTTCATAGCTACTGACTGCATCAAAACAATATGTCgccatgtttttgtttcctGTACATATCCCGATGGTATAACTCCATGTTTCGGAATATTTCGCAAAAATCGATGCGCGATCGAGCTAATTTATTAACGTTTTTGAGTCTTCACAAACATCCAAGACACtttcgaatattttttttcccattcGATGTACCCAGAGAATGTGTTTGGCGTCTCTAAGTAGCAGTGGGCTTAAATATAGACAAAGAAAACAGAGGTCTtgtgtttacatatcaaaaaaTATACTTGCAGGTAACCCTCCTTCTTTGCAAAGACTAAGAAGCGGCAGTGCCAAATGTACCAGAATCCGGTCGGCGAAACTTAAGTACACAAAGGAAGAAAAACCAAGTAATTATGTGATTCTATACAAATAAATgacataaattttgttttttttacattaaagtaAGGTTTCTATCACATGCACTTGACCAATGAACCTTCAGATGCATTTTAAACTTGTCCCATATTTTGTATGTGTAATCGATACGGTATGTTTTGttactaattttaaaaatgagttCCAAGCCTATAATTATTGTTGGTATACGTTTTAATAgatgtgaaaaatatatctaTAGGTCTGGTAGTCGAGTTCTTGTTACTGATGATAGCATGCATACACATGGGTCTGTAACCATGATCCCTTTTTCCCATAGGTGACCTATCACTTCGTTTAAGAGTGTCCCAAATAGCTTCCCAGGAGGATGTAAATGGATATTGGCGGGAAAAGTGTCGAGACCTTTGTGAATCGTTTTATACATATGTCGCAGACAATTGTGAAGATTACGTCATTGGGTTGGAGCATGCGCTTGACATGTCAGACGTCGTTGTCAATGACGTCAGAAGAGATACCGTGATTATAGCGAGTGTTCAGTGTGGAAATCTGGGAGCGCTGGAATCGATCAACCAGATGTACAAATCCAAACGACTTACTTCCCTTTGTCAAGCAGTATTCATAAatgaacaagttttaaaaagtcTGGGAATTAAAAGTTTGACATTAGATTTAAGTATCGACCCAGATGATTTAGAGGAATGTAGGGACTATTTGTTATCAAGGAAGTTCAAGGAAAGCACGATATTTCATCCTACGGATGCGTTAGCTGCTCCGCGCAACGAAGAGCCAAGCATAGAGCGGATACCGCAATTGTCAGGTATGTTCCtttacatttaccattaatatgCGTACACAAACTTAGTATTTAGAAATGCATACAGGTTAATAATTAGGAAAATCTGATTTTGTATTCAGTAGAAAATTGATACAGCGGTAAACATTCATCAAATTGTAACTTTTcttggatttcttttttttctagagAAACAGAAAAGAAGAACCAAAGATATGTCTGGATGTCAATCGCGCTTTATATTGAAACTGGAAAAATTGAAACGACGGTACACTGCTTTTGAAGAACATACCAACGAGTTTTTGAGAACACTGCAAATTGTGCTTCCGAAAGGCCAAGAGAGTATTTCTAACCTTGCTGGCCTAATTCGTCTCCATTCCTACTTATTGTCTTCATCAGGTGTCGGGTCAGGGGTTCGAACCGATCTAGTTCGCGAATATCTTGCCATAGTCAACAACATCCGGTTATATTTGGAGAACTTCCGGGAGGAATGTGACGAGATGCTGAGTGACAGTGAAAGTGATGACGGTGATTCAGATTATTCCGGAAAAATTGTCAAGTGTTTGATCGAAAATGTGGAAGACATGTTACAGGTGGACCACATATTTGAAGAAGACACCACAGTGTTGGACCGGAAATTGAGTTCTTATGAGCAGACATTTTGTGGAATGTTGTGTTACATTCCCCTTCTGTGTGAAAAATTATCCACGGTTCTTTACACGTTGCCAACAAATACAAATGTTCAGCCAaaaccaagtacatgtacttaatgaagataataatatgttttacggtgtgaccgttggggcgagcgcagaaggaaccaAACATctctcatcattgttaaatgcaacccgtggacttgccctaaccaaaaaactttggctttgtctcgaaaacttttaccaccgcaaggaatCCAaagttatcaaacttttattcaaatgttcccttcctaggcttatacacttaaacaaattaccactcagtggcgtcggaagcaattTGAaagtggtggtggtggtggggggggggggggggggggcattgactaatcctcagaaatcttgaaaagcaaaagaaaaaaacctaattcccaaaatcatgaaaatcctaatccggtttgggggggggggggggtggaagtATACCTGTAGttccaaaaaattgtttaactaccaaatccccccccccccaaatcatgaaatactTAATATCATTCCTTtatcttttaataatgatcattaaaatcagtaaacaatagattttgttatactttcatgttaaatactgaaatctgattggttaagacgcagttcaa
This portion of the Magallana gigas chromosome 7, xbMagGiga1.1, whole genome shotgun sequence genome encodes:
- the LOC105344171 gene encoding uncharacterized protein isoform X1, which codes for MPCEMAGRVIKVEVDDIREILRRVSPYIVRQWKEVCRELGVPETELLEIETTSYSKKISTLAYRGLCLWFEQMGKLATKEKLISVLKKNGLRRAEEEVENLTIKQLTVRPLSSPKISTRVRSAKRRKSSAGNPPSLQRLRSGSAKCTRIRSAKLKYTKEEKPSDLSLRLRVSQIASQEDVNGYWREKCRDLCESFYTYVADNCEDYVIGLEHALDMSDVVVNDVRRDTVIIASVQCGNLGALESINQMYKSKRLTSLCQAVFINEQVLKSLGIKSLTLDLSIDPDDLEECRDYLLSRKFKESTIFHPTDALAAPRNEEPSIERIPQLSEKQKRRTKDMSGCQSRFILKLEKLKRRYTAFEEHTNEFLRTLQIVLPKGQESISNLAGLIRLHSYLLSSSGVGSGVRTDLVREYLAIVNNIRLYLENFREECDEMLSDSESDDGDSDYSGKIVKCLIENVEDMLQVDHIFEEDTTVLDRKLSSYEQTFCGMLCYIPLLCEKLSTVLYTLPTNTNVQPKPSTCT
- the LOC105344171 gene encoding uncharacterized protein isoform X2, which codes for MPCEMAGRVIKVEVDDIREILRRVSPYIVRQWKEVCRELGVPETELLEIETTSYSKKISTLAYRGLCLWFEQMGKLATKEKLISVLKKNGLRRAEEEVENLTIKQLTVRPLSSPKISTRVRSAKRRKSSGNPPSLQRLRSGSAKCTRIRSAKLKYTKEEKPSDLSLRLRVSQIASQEDVNGYWREKCRDLCESFYTYVADNCEDYVIGLEHALDMSDVVVNDVRRDTVIIASVQCGNLGALESINQMYKSKRLTSLCQAVFINEQVLKSLGIKSLTLDLSIDPDDLEECRDYLLSRKFKESTIFHPTDALAAPRNEEPSIERIPQLSEKQKRRTKDMSGCQSRFILKLEKLKRRYTAFEEHTNEFLRTLQIVLPKGQESISNLAGLIRLHSYLLSSSGVGSGVRTDLVREYLAIVNNIRLYLENFREECDEMLSDSESDDGDSDYSGKIVKCLIENVEDMLQVDHIFEEDTTVLDRKLSSYEQTFCGMLCYIPLLCEKLSTVLYTLPTNTNVQPKPSTCT